The segment GAAAGAACTTATGCATTTATAGGTGCATAGTTGTACCTGATACTAGTCCCCAGTATAAATGCTTTTTATGTTGTGAAGTAGTCAAGTCATTAATTCTCATACATGTGCTTTTGCAGGTTGATACAACTGCATGTTTGTGTAGAGTAGATGCAGGCCTCAAAACTGTTGCTGGAGCAAAAAAATATGTCCCTGGGACAAAGCTGTGCCTTCAACCTGACATTAAACCATCTATTCATCCAACTAGGAGCAAGCAACCTAGTGGCAGCCGAAGCAGAAACCAATCTCCTTTGCTTCCGGGGCTTCCTGATGATCTTGCTATTGCTTGCCTGATAAGAGTCCCAAGGGTTGAGCACCGTAAGCTCCGTTTAGTCTGCAAAAGATGGTTCCGTCTTTTGTCAGGTAACTTCTTTTACTCTCTCCGGAAAAGCCTTGGGATTGCAGAGGAATGGATATATGTCATTAAGAGAGATCGAGATGGGAAAATCTCATGGCATGCTTTTGACCCCATGTACCAGCATTGGCAGCCTCTTCCTCCTGTCCCTAAGGAATATTCTGAAGCTCTTGGGTTTGGTTGTGCTGTTCTTAGTGGTTGTCACCTTTACTTGTTCGGTGGCAAAGACCCACTAAAAGGATCAATGAGACGAGTTATTTATTATAGTACCAGGACTAATAAATGGCACCGTGCCCCTGATATGCTTCGCAGGCGACATTTTTTTGGTTCATGTGTCATAAATAATTGCTTGTATGTTGCTGGTGGGGAGAATGGGGGAGCACATCGGTCCTTGAGATCTGCTGAAGTTTATGATCCAAACAAGAATAGATGGTCTTTCATTTCAGATATGAGCACCGCAATGTTGCCTTTTATCGGGGTTGTTTATGAGGGGAAATGGTTCTTAAAGGGGCTTGGATCTCACCGTCAGGTTCTTAGTGAGGTCTACCAACCAGAAACTGACAGCTGGTACCCTGTATATGACGGAATGGTTGCTGGATGGAGGAACCCGAGTGCTTCCCTAAACGGACATCTCTATGCTTTGGACTGCAAGGACGGCTGCAAACTAAGGGTTTATGATGAAGTGACTGATTCTTGGAGCAAGCATATTGACAGTAAGATGCATTTGGGGAACTCTCGAGCTTTGGAGGCAGCGGCTCTTGTTCCACTCAATGGAAAACTTTGCATAATCCGCAATAATATGAGTATCTCTCTGGTTGATGTTTCAAAATCTGATGGTGTGAGAGGAGCTCCTGCTGAACATCTTTGGGAGACCATATCGGGGAAAGGGCAATTCAAGACATTGGTTACAAACCTCTGGTCAAGCATCGCCGGGAGGAACCGCCTTAAAAGTCACATTGTTCATTGCCAGGTTCTTATAGCATAATGACTGTAAATTATACTGCCTTGAGTTCTCTGGTTTTTATGCTGTTGACATCTCTTCGATTTGATGGGCTGGAGAGACTAATATATTACAGGCCATAAAATGATGCTTGCACACCCTTTTGGATTCCTATTGGATTCAAGGATTCATACCTATCATGGCAGCTGCTGGTGGATGGACGAGGATATGTGTTTGCTAGTTGTAGTTTTAcatacatttatattatatacagCTTTTACATGTCAATTAAAGAGCGTTCTGTCTAAATGGCTACGATTTGTTACTGTTATAGGTGCAGCACCCCTTGTTGGGcgtatataatttagtttaaattataaaatcgaattgaattgttaaaaatataaaatgatttgatataaaatgataattaaaaaaaaaacaatttgaacGGGAAACCAAATCATATACCATATTTCTTATAAGTAAATGTGTATAATTATagttcttttatatatatatatatatatatatatatatatatatatatatatatatatatatatattgtatacttattttatatttatttcacatGTGTATTTTATATTCTGAAAAGttataaatcaattattatttattagatatgatttatttagttgcaaatgatttttaataattttttcctttgatttagtttaaaacttaaaatgatttaatttggtttgcggtttctttaaacaattttattttaatttggttttaaaaagtttttagaatgcattaaattagattttttttttttttatatcttttcaaTTTGATACAAAAAAGTTCTTAAATCACATTAAATCGGACCATGCGCACGGAAACTTGCATCGGCACTGTCTAGTAGAGAATATGTATATACACCAATTCGGTGATACGAGACTATCTTCAACTGGATTCATCTCAACACATGGAAATggatacaaacaaattaattacaaGTTTTTGAAATGTAAGAACAAATCAGAAAGCCACCGGAAATTACCTGTTCACACTTCCTTCTcagctttcttctttctttaaactgctacaaaaatataatattgtacAATAGAGAATCACAGCTCTGATGACATACGGAAGCCAATGATGGGCGTTTCAGCGACTATGCATTTTTGAGAGGTATGATTGT is part of the Mangifera indica cultivar Alphonso chromosome 13, CATAS_Mindica_2.1, whole genome shotgun sequence genome and harbors:
- the LOC123195057 gene encoding F-box/kelch-repeat protein At1g55270-like, whose translation is MDKMIQPPLVDTTACLCRVDAGLKTVAGAKKYVPGTKLCLQPDIKPSIHPTRSKQPSGSRSRNQSPLLPGLPDDLAIACLIRVPRVEHRKLRLVCKRWFRLLSGNFFYSLRKSLGIAEEWIYVIKRDRDGKISWHAFDPMYQHWQPLPPVPKEYSEALGFGCAVLSGCHLYLFGGKDPLKGSMRRVIYYSTRTNKWHRAPDMLRRRHFFGSCVINNCLYVAGGENGGAHRSLRSAEVYDPNKNRWSFISDMSTAMLPFIGVVYEGKWFLKGLGSHRQVLSEVYQPETDSWYPVYDGMVAGWRNPSASLNGHLYALDCKDGCKLRVYDEVTDSWSKHIDSKMHLGNSRALEAAALVPLNGKLCIIRNNMSISLVDVSKSDGVRGAPAEHLWETISGKGQFKTLVTNLWSSIAGRNRLKSHIVHCQVLIA